In a genomic window of Prochlorococcus marinus str. GP2:
- a CDS encoding TatD family hydrolase, with the protein MSDIELIDSHCHLIFENFESDIEDVVQRLRSRGVRKLVHACCELNEIPKLKTISHEFSEIYYSVGLHPLEANKWELNSKSVLRKSVQEDRKVVAIGELGLDFFKSENKTQQIDALIPQMELAYELDLPVIIHCREAANEMIEICDDLSKKGKCPKGVLHCWTGTPKEMKQFLDLGFYISFSGIVTFPKAHEIHECAKIVPNDKYLIETDSPFLAPVPHRGKRNEPAFVENVANFMADLRSTELFTIAKESSKNAKDLFKFDLLS; encoded by the coding sequence ATGAGCGATATTGAACTCATTGATTCACACTGTCATTTGATATTTGAAAATTTTGAGAGCGATATTGAAGATGTTGTTCAAAGACTACGTTCCAGAGGTGTAAGAAAATTAGTTCATGCTTGTTGTGAACTAAATGAAATTCCTAAGTTAAAAACAATATCCCATGAGTTTAGTGAAATATATTATTCGGTAGGTTTGCATCCCCTAGAAGCCAACAAATGGGAACTAAATTCTAAATCCGTCTTAAGAAAGTCAGTACAAGAAGATAGAAAAGTTGTAGCAATTGGGGAATTAGGTCTTGATTTTTTTAAAAGTGAAAATAAAACTCAACAAATTGATGCTCTTATTCCACAAATGGAGTTAGCTTATGAACTTGATTTGCCAGTAATAATTCATTGTAGAGAGGCTGCAAATGAAATGATTGAAATATGTGATGACCTCTCTAAGAAAGGGAAATGCCCTAAAGGTGTACTTCATTGTTGGACAGGAACCCCGAAAGAAATGAAACAATTTCTAGATCTTGGTTTTTATATCAGTTTTAGTGGAATAGTGACCTTCCCGAAAGCACATGAAATTCATGAATGTGCCAAAATAGTACCTAATGATAAGTATCTAATTGAGACTGACTCACCCTTTTTAGCTCCTGTTCCCCATAGGGGTAAAAGAAATGAACCTGCATTTGTTGAAAATGTTGCAAATTTTATGGCGGATTTAAGATCTACTGAATTATTTACAATTGCGAAAGAGTCATCTAAGAATGCTAAAGATTTGTTTAAATTTGACTTGTTAAGTTAA
- the rpoB gene encoding DNA-directed RNA polymerase subunit beta, protein MSSSALQVAKTATYLPDLVEVQRASFKWFLEKGLIEELQNFSPISDYTGKLELHFIGEEYRLKRPRHDVEEAKRRDATFASQMYVTCRLINKETGEIKEQEVFIGELPLMTERGTLIINGAERVIVNQIVRSPGVYFKDEQDKNGRRTYNASVIPNRGAWLKFETDKNNLLYVRVDKTRKINAHVLMRAMGLSDNDVVDKLRHPEFYQNSIQSANDEGINSEDQALLELYKKLRPGEPPSVSGGQQLLHSRFFDPKRYDLGRVGRYKINKKLRLTVPDDIRTLTHEDVLSTIDYLINLELDIGGASLDDIDHLGNRRVRSVGELLQNQVRVGLNRLERIIKERMTVGETDSLTPAQLVNPKPLVAAIKEFFGSSQLSQFMDQTNPLAELTHKRRISALGPGGLTRERAGFAVRDIHPSHYGRLCPIETPEGPNAGLINSLATHARVNEYGFIETPFWEVNNGKVKKEGNPVYLSADLEDECRVAPGDVATDKDGNILANLIPVRYRQDFEKVPPHQVDYVQLSPVQVISVATSLIPFLEHDDANRALMGSNMQRQAVPLLRPERPLVGTGLESQVARDSGMVPITKVNGTVSYVDANEIVIKDKDGNEHFHYLQKYQRSNQDTCLNQRPIVKIGDQVISGQVLADGSACEGGEIALGQNVLIAYMPWEGYNYEDAILVSERMVTDDLYTSVHIEKYEIEARQTKLGPEEITREIPNISEESLNNLDEMGIIRIGAFVESGDILVGKVTPKGESDQPPEEKLLRAIFGEKARDVRDNSLRVPKTEKGRVLDVRIYTREQGDELPPGANMVVRVYVAQRRKIQVGDKMAGRHGNKGIISRILPREDMPYLPDGTPVDIVLNPLGVPSRMNVGQVFELLMGWAASNLNCRVKVVPFDEMYGAEKSHQTVQAFLEEASKQPGKAWVYNPEDPGKLLLKDGRTGEPFDQPVAVGYSHFLKLVHLVDDKIHARSTGPYSLVTQQPLGGKAQQGGQRLGEMEVWALEAYGAAYTLQELLTVKSDDMQGRNEALNAIVKGKPIPRPGTPESFKVLMRELQSLGLDIGVYTDEGKEVDLMQDINPRRNTPSRPTYESLGTSEYEED, encoded by the coding sequence ATGAGCAGTAGCGCTTTACAGGTAGCAAAAACAGCTACTTATCTACCAGATTTAGTTGAAGTACAAAGAGCAAGCTTTAAATGGTTTTTGGAGAAGGGGTTAATAGAAGAATTACAAAACTTTTCACCCATTTCTGATTACACAGGCAAATTAGAATTACACTTTATAGGTGAAGAGTATAGGCTGAAAAGACCTAGACATGATGTTGAGGAAGCAAAAAGAAGAGATGCAACATTTGCTTCTCAAATGTATGTAACTTGTAGATTAATCAATAAAGAAACAGGGGAAATTAAAGAACAAGAAGTATTTATTGGGGAATTACCATTAATGACTGAAAGAGGAACTTTAATCATTAATGGTGCTGAAAGAGTCATTGTTAATCAAATTGTTAGGAGTCCAGGGGTATATTTTAAAGATGAACAGGATAAGAATGGTCGAAGGACTTACAATGCGAGTGTTATTCCTAATAGGGGTGCATGGTTAAAATTCGAGACTGACAAAAATAATTTACTTTATGTGAGAGTTGATAAAACAAGAAAAATTAACGCTCATGTTCTTATGAGAGCGATGGGACTTTCTGATAATGATGTGGTTGATAAACTGAGGCATCCTGAATTTTATCAGAACTCGATTCAATCAGCTAATGACGAAGGTATAAATTCAGAGGATCAGGCTTTACTTGAGCTCTACAAAAAGCTTCGTCCCGGTGAACCACCCTCAGTCTCTGGTGGGCAACAGCTATTACACAGTAGATTTTTTGATCCCAAAAGATATGATTTAGGCCGAGTAGGTAGATATAAAATAAATAAAAAATTGAGACTTACCGTTCCAGATGATATAAGAACACTAACTCATGAAGACGTTCTTTCTACCATTGATTACCTAATTAACCTGGAATTGGATATTGGTGGTGCGAGTTTAGATGATATAGATCACCTTGGCAATCGAAGGGTAAGATCTGTTGGAGAACTTCTTCAAAATCAAGTAAGGGTTGGCCTTAATCGTTTAGAGAGAATAATAAAGGAAAGAATGACTGTTGGAGAAACAGATTCTCTTACTCCCGCACAACTTGTGAATCCTAAACCTTTGGTGGCCGCTATCAAAGAGTTTTTTGGGTCAAGTCAATTAAGTCAATTTATGGATCAAACTAATCCTCTGGCTGAATTAACACATAAGAGAAGAATATCAGCTTTAGGTCCTGGAGGTTTAACACGAGAAAGAGCAGGGTTTGCGGTTAGAGATATTCATCCTTCACACTATGGAAGATTATGTCCTATCGAGACTCCTGAAGGTCCTAATGCAGGACTTATTAACTCTTTAGCTACCCACGCAAGAGTAAATGAATATGGCTTTATTGAGACTCCTTTTTGGGAAGTTAATAATGGCAAAGTTAAAAAAGAGGGTAATCCTGTTTATCTTTCTGCTGATTTAGAAGACGAGTGTAGAGTAGCTCCAGGTGATGTTGCGACAGATAAGGATGGAAATATACTTGCGAATCTAATTCCAGTTCGATATAGACAAGATTTTGAAAAAGTACCTCCTCATCAGGTTGATTATGTTCAGCTTTCCCCTGTTCAAGTTATTTCAGTGGCGACTTCATTAATTCCTTTCCTAGAACATGATGACGCAAATAGAGCTTTGATGGGTTCGAACATGCAACGCCAAGCCGTTCCATTGCTAAGGCCAGAGCGTCCTTTAGTTGGGACAGGATTAGAATCTCAAGTTGCTAGAGATTCAGGGATGGTCCCCATAACAAAAGTTAATGGGACTGTATCTTATGTAGATGCTAACGAGATTGTTATTAAAGATAAGGATGGTAATGAACATTTTCATTATCTCCAAAAATATCAAAGATCAAATCAAGATACCTGCCTAAATCAAAGACCCATAGTAAAAATTGGAGATCAAGTTATATCGGGTCAAGTCTTAGCGGATGGATCTGCATGTGAAGGAGGGGAAATAGCACTTGGTCAGAATGTGCTTATTGCATATATGCCCTGGGAAGGATACAACTACGAAGATGCGATTCTCGTCAGCGAGAGGATGGTAACTGATGATTTATATACATCGGTGCATATTGAAAAATACGAAATTGAGGCAAGACAAACAAAGTTAGGTCCTGAAGAGATTACAAGAGAGATTCCCAATATCTCTGAAGAAAGCTTGAATAATCTTGATGAAATGGGAATTATCAGGATTGGAGCTTTTGTTGAGAGTGGAGATATTCTGGTTGGAAAAGTTACTCCAAAAGGGGAATCAGACCAACCGCCCGAAGAAAAACTTTTAAGAGCTATTTTTGGTGAAAAGGCTAGAGATGTCAGAGATAACTCCTTGAGAGTCCCTAAAACTGAGAAAGGAAGAGTATTGGATGTTCGCATTTATACCCGAGAACAGGGTGATGAGTTGCCTCCAGGAGCAAATATGGTTGTCAGAGTCTATGTAGCCCAAAGAAGAAAGATCCAAGTTGGAGACAAAATGGCTGGTAGGCATGGTAACAAAGGAATTATTAGCAGAATTTTACCGAGGGAAGATATGCCTTACTTGCCTGATGGAACTCCTGTAGATATTGTTCTTAATCCACTTGGAGTTCCGAGTAGGATGAACGTTGGTCAAGTTTTTGAACTATTAATGGGTTGGGCAGCATCAAACTTAAATTGTAGGGTTAAAGTTGTCCCATTTGATGAAATGTACGGTGCTGAAAAATCACATCAGACTGTTCAAGCATTTCTAGAAGAAGCTTCAAAACAACCAGGTAAAGCATGGGTTTATAATCCTGAAGATCCAGGAAAGCTATTACTCAAAGATGGTAGAACAGGCGAACCTTTTGATCAGCCAGTCGCTGTAGGATACTCTCACTTCCTTAAATTAGTTCACTTGGTGGATGACAAAATTCATGCAAGATCTACTGGTCCTTATTCTCTAGTTACTCAACAACCATTGGGTGGAAAAGCTCAACAAGGAGGACAAAGACTTGGAGAAATGGAAGTATGGGCTCTCGAAGCCTATGGAGCAGCTTATACACTTCAGGAACTTTTAACAGTTAAATCTGATGATATGCAAGGAAGAAATGAAGCTTTAAATGCAATTGTAAAAGGTAAACCAATTCCAAGGCCTGGTACTCCAGAGTCCTTTAAAGTGCTTATGAGAGAATTACAATCTTTAGGTTTAGATATTGGGGTTTATACAGATGAAGGAAAAGAAGTAGATTTAATGCAAGATATCAATCCAAGGAGAAATACTCCATCAAGGCCTACTTACGAATCACTAGGGACCTCTGAATATGAAGAAGATTAA
- the rpsT gene encoding 30S ribosomal protein S20: MANNKSAKKRIQIAERNRLINRSYKSTVRTLTKKTLENCEKYKKEPNKDNEDLVKTSLNKVFSLIDKAVKKNVLHKNNGANKKSKINTFVKSTLTTK, from the coding sequence GTGGCTAATAACAAATCAGCAAAAAAGAGAATACAAATTGCCGAAAGAAATCGATTAATCAATAGATCATACAAATCAACTGTAAGGACTTTGACTAAAAAAACCTTGGAGAATTGTGAAAAATATAAAAAAGAACCTAACAAGGATAATGAAGATTTAGTGAAAACAAGTCTTAATAAAGTTTTCAGTTTGATTGATAAAGCTGTTAAGAAAAATGTTCTCCATAAGAATAATGGAGCTAATAAAAAATCAAAAATTAACACTTTTGTAAAATCCACTTTAACAACAAAGTAA
- the rpiA gene encoding ribose-5-phosphate isomerase RpiA, with product MDTQTQMKQVVADAAINEVKSDMILGLGSGSTAALMIRSLAKEIHSGKLQNIKGVATSFQSEVLALELDIPLVDLASVSQIDLAIDGADEVDSRFQLIKGGGACHVREKLVASKAKKLLIVVDETKLVQNLNHSFPLPVEVLPNAWKHVQELISEMNGSSTLRMATKKAGPVVTDQGNLVLDVFFKNGIQDPKEIETNINNIPGVLENGLFVDLTDKVLVGKIENNVPVVYSPSKLS from the coding sequence TTGGATACACAAACACAAATGAAACAAGTTGTTGCTGATGCAGCAATTAACGAGGTCAAGAGTGACATGATACTAGGATTAGGATCTGGATCTACAGCCGCGCTTATGATAAGAAGTTTAGCTAAAGAAATTCATTCAGGAAAATTGCAAAATATTAAAGGAGTTGCAACTTCCTTCCAGTCAGAAGTTTTGGCTTTAGAGCTCGATATTCCTCTTGTTGATTTAGCTTCTGTTTCTCAAATCGACTTAGCTATTGATGGAGCTGATGAAGTTGATTCCAGATTTCAGTTAATAAAGGGTGGAGGTGCATGCCACGTTCGAGAAAAGTTGGTAGCATCTAAAGCTAAAAAATTATTAATTGTTGTTGACGAAACTAAACTGGTACAAAATTTAAATCATTCTTTCCCTTTACCAGTGGAGGTTTTGCCGAATGCCTGGAAGCATGTTCAGGAATTAATTTCAGAAATGAATGGAAGTTCTACATTAAGAATGGCTACTAAAAAAGCTGGACCTGTTGTTACTGACCAAGGCAACTTGGTCTTAGATGTTTTTTTTAAAAATGGTATTCAAGATCCAAAAGAGATTGAAACTAATATTAATAATATTCCAGGAGTATTAGAAAATGGATTATTTGTTGATCTTACAGATAAAGTATTGGTTGGTAAAATTGAAAACAATGTTCCAGTCGTCTATTCTCCTTCAAAACTTTCCTAG
- a CDS encoding DNA-directed RNA polymerase subunit gamma, with amino-acid sequence MTNSNLRTENHFDYVKISIASPQRIMDWGQRTLPNGQVVGEVTKPETINYRTLKPEMDGLFCEKIFGPSKDWECHCGKYKRVRHRGIVCERCGVEVTESRVRRHRMGYIKLAAPVSHVWYLKGIPSYVAILLDIPLRDVEQIVYFNCYVVLDPGDHKELKYKQLLTEDEWLEIEDEIYAEDSTIENEPFVGIGAEALKQLLEDLDLNEVAEELREEITNSKGQKRAKLIKRIRVIDNFIATNAKPEWMVLDAIPVIPPDLRPMVQLDGGRFATSDLNDLYRRVINRNNRLARLQEILAPEIIVRNEKRMLQEAVDALIDNGRRGRTVVGANNRALKSLSDIIEGKQGRFRQNLLGKRVDYSGRSVIVVGPKLKMHQCGLPKEMAIELFQPFVIHRLIRQNIVNNIKAAKKLIQKADDEVMQVLQEVIDGHPILLNRAPTLHRLGIQAFEPKLVGGRAIQLHPLVCPAFNADFDGDQMAVHVPLALEAQTEARMLMLASNNILSPATGEPIVTPSQDMVLGSYYLTALQPNYQKPNFGDKNTFASLEDVISAYEDKRLSLHEWVWVRFNGEVEDEDEMSHPRKTEDLEDGSRLEIWNLRRDRFDLQNNLISRFILTTVGRVVMNFTIIDSVSKT; translated from the coding sequence ATGACCAACAGCAACTTAAGAACTGAAAATCACTTTGATTACGTCAAAATTTCAATAGCATCTCCTCAAAGAATAATGGATTGGGGACAAAGGACATTACCCAATGGACAAGTTGTGGGCGAAGTTACGAAGCCTGAAACTATAAATTACAGAACACTTAAACCCGAAATGGATGGATTGTTTTGTGAGAAAATTTTTGGACCCTCTAAAGATTGGGAATGTCATTGTGGAAAATATAAAAGAGTAAGGCATCGAGGAATAGTTTGTGAGAGATGTGGTGTTGAGGTAACTGAGAGCAGAGTTAGAAGACATAGGATGGGCTACATAAAACTTGCTGCCCCAGTTTCCCATGTATGGTACTTGAAAGGAATTCCTAGTTATGTTGCAATTCTTTTAGATATTCCACTCCGTGATGTTGAACAAATAGTTTATTTTAATTGTTATGTTGTTTTAGACCCAGGTGATCATAAAGAACTCAAATATAAGCAATTACTTACTGAGGATGAATGGCTGGAGATTGAAGATGAAATCTATGCTGAAGATTCAACAATTGAGAATGAACCATTTGTTGGTATTGGGGCTGAAGCCTTGAAGCAATTACTTGAAGATCTTGATCTAAATGAGGTTGCTGAAGAGCTCAGAGAAGAAATAACAAATAGTAAGGGTCAGAAAAGGGCAAAACTTATAAAAAGGATCAGAGTTATTGATAATTTCATTGCAACTAATGCAAAACCAGAATGGATGGTCTTAGATGCAATTCCTGTCATACCTCCAGACCTAAGACCAATGGTTCAGCTAGATGGGGGGAGATTTGCAACTTCTGATTTGAATGATCTTTATAGAAGAGTTATAAATAGAAATAATAGATTAGCTAGGCTTCAAGAAATTTTAGCTCCTGAAATTATCGTAAGAAATGAAAAAAGAATGCTTCAAGAGGCAGTTGATGCTCTGATAGATAATGGAAGAAGGGGAAGGACAGTTGTTGGTGCAAACAATAGAGCTCTAAAATCTCTTAGTGACATCATTGAAGGAAAACAAGGAAGATTTAGACAGAATCTTCTTGGAAAGCGCGTCGACTATTCAGGAAGATCTGTAATAGTCGTGGGCCCTAAATTAAAAATGCATCAGTGTGGTCTACCAAAAGAAATGGCGATTGAGCTCTTCCAACCTTTTGTGATTCATAGATTGATACGTCAAAATATTGTTAACAACATAAAAGCTGCAAAAAAATTAATACAAAAAGCTGATGATGAAGTTATGCAGGTTCTTCAGGAAGTTATTGATGGTCACCCAATTCTCTTGAATAGAGCACCTACACTTCATAGATTAGGAATTCAAGCTTTTGAGCCAAAATTAGTGGGAGGAAGAGCGATACAACTTCATCCTTTAGTTTGTCCAGCATTTAATGCTGACTTTGATGGAGATCAAATGGCAGTTCATGTCCCCTTAGCTTTAGAGGCACAAACTGAAGCCCGTATGCTTATGTTGGCTAGCAATAATATTCTTTCTCCTGCTACTGGGGAACCAATTGTAACTCCATCACAAGATATGGTTTTGGGATCTTATTATTTAACTGCTTTGCAACCTAATTATCAGAAACCGAATTTTGGTGATAAAAATACTTTCGCGTCACTAGAAGATGTTATTTCTGCTTATGAAGATAAAAGACTTAGCTTACATGAATGGGTTTGGGTTAGATTTAATGGAGAAGTTGAAGATGAGGATGAAATGAGTCATCCACGAAAGACCGAAGATCTAGAAGACGGCTCTAGATTAGAAATTTGGAATTTAAGAAGAGATAGATTCGACTTACAGAATAATTTAATAAGTAGATTTATCCTGACAACTGTAGGGAGAGTAGTGATGAATTTCACCATCATTGATTCGGTATCTAAAACGTAA
- the hisD gene encoding histidinol dehydrogenase — protein sequence MKIINNKKEAIQELKRISNRTNSENNKNINSIVEKILQEVKKNGDIAVEKYTRKFDGFNPEPMQISARDLKDAWDKIDSNLKQALEVAYTRIKKFHEKEIPSSFIIKGEHGDKVQRKWRPVKKAGLYIPGGRASYPSTVLMNAIPATVAGVEEIIMVSPGDTKGEVNKAVLAAAHLSGINKVFRIGGAQAIGALAFGTNQIDKVDVISGPGNIYVTTAKKLIYGSTGIDSLAGPSEILIIADETALSKHIAFDLLAQAEHDPLASSILLTTSDEQAKEVLKELFKIVDNHPRKEICMESIKNWGLIVICENLESCVELSNSFAPEHLEILALDHEKILEGIENAGAIFLGQWTPEAVGDYLAGPNHTLPTSGNSRFSGSLGVETFMKNTSIIEFNKESLKVNSRDIIHLAQSEGLDSHADSVKIRFED from the coding sequence ATGAAGATTATTAATAATAAAAAAGAAGCGATCCAAGAATTAAAAAGGATTTCTAATCGAACTAACTCAGAAAACAATAAAAATATAAATTCAATTGTCGAAAAAATTCTTCAAGAAGTAAAAAAAAATGGAGATATAGCTGTAGAAAAATATACAAGAAAATTTGATGGTTTCAACCCTGAGCCAATGCAAATTAGCGCTCGAGATTTGAAAGATGCATGGGATAAAATTGATAGCAATTTAAAGCAAGCACTTGAAGTAGCCTATACAAGAATCAAAAAATTCCATGAAAAAGAGATTCCATCATCTTTTATTATAAAAGGTGAACATGGTGATAAAGTTCAAAGAAAATGGAGACCTGTAAAAAAAGCAGGTCTTTATATCCCTGGAGGTCGGGCTTCTTACCCAAGTACTGTATTGATGAATGCGATACCTGCGACAGTAGCAGGTGTAGAAGAAATTATAATGGTTTCCCCTGGAGATACTAAAGGGGAAGTAAACAAAGCCGTTTTAGCTGCAGCACATTTATCAGGAATCAATAAAGTTTTTAGAATTGGAGGGGCTCAAGCAATTGGTGCTTTAGCATTTGGAACAAATCAAATCGATAAAGTTGATGTTATTTCAGGTCCAGGAAATATCTATGTAACTACTGCTAAAAAACTAATTTATGGCTCTACAGGAATTGATTCCTTAGCTGGCCCAAGTGAAATATTAATCATTGCAGATGAAACAGCTCTAAGTAAACATATAGCTTTTGATTTATTAGCACAAGCTGAACATGATCCTTTAGCTTCTTCAATACTTCTAACTACTTCAGATGAACAAGCTAAAGAAGTCTTAAAAGAACTATTCAAAATAGTAGATAATCATCCAAGAAAAGAAATTTGCATGGAATCAATAAAAAACTGGGGATTAATCGTTATTTGCGAAAATCTTGAATCATGTGTTGAACTAAGCAATAGCTTTGCTCCAGAGCATTTAGAAATTTTAGCTTTAGATCATGAAAAGATACTTGAAGGGATAGAAAATGCGGGTGCAATATTTTTAGGACAATGGACACCAGAAGCCGTAGGAGATTATCTGGCTGGACCGAATCATACTTTACCTACATCAGGGAATTCCAGATTCAGCGGTTCTTTAGGAGTTGAAACTTTCATGAAAAACACATCAATAATAGAATTTAATAAAGAAAGTTTAAAAGTTAACAGCCGTGACATTATTCATCTTGCTCAAAGTGAAGGGTTAGATAGTCACGCTGATTCAGTAAAAATAAGATTTGAAGACTAG
- the rimP gene encoding ribosome maturation factor RimP yields the protein MNKEKIRQLENLLKKVAKEWGLQLISLNLKTNLNPIVIEIIIKKTNGDEISLDDCVVFNSPVSKEIENSNLLNCSYVLEISSQGVSDELTSERDFKTFKGFPVNVELNQKNSKIKFLNGLLYEKSKDFLAINIKGKIKRIPFTEVLRISLCTLKD from the coding sequence TTGAATAAAGAAAAAATACGACAACTTGAAAATTTATTAAAGAAAGTAGCAAAAGAATGGGGTTTACAATTAATTAGTTTAAATCTAAAAACTAATCTTAATCCAATTGTTATTGAAATTATAATAAAAAAAACTAATGGAGACGAGATTTCTTTAGATGATTGTGTTGTATTTAATAGCCCAGTATCTAAAGAAATAGAAAACTCAAATCTTTTAAATTGTTCATATGTCTTAGAAATTAGTAGTCAAGGGGTCAGTGATGAATTAACCTCAGAAAGAGACTTCAAAACTTTTAAGGGTTTTCCAGTTAATGTTGAGTTAAACCAAAAGAATTCAAAAATAAAATTTCTGAATGGTTTACTTTATGAAAAGTCTAAAGATTTTTTAGCCATTAACATAAAGGGTAAAATTAAAAGAATCCCTTTTACTGAAGTATTAAGGATTAGTCTTTGTACATTAAAAGATTAA
- a CDS encoding trypsin-like peptidase domain-containing protein → MKLLKIKLNDLIKISIILCFCLVNFFQETEVLALNSFENHNFVSSAVKNVSPAVVKIDTERLVERQQFDPTLLDPLLRDLLGEPGIFPDRERGQGSGVIINDNGLVLTNAHVVERVDEVSVTLADGTICDGQVLGTDSVTDLALVKIKESTYSSSAPLGNSEDLEVGDWAIALGTPYGLEKTVTLGIVSSLHRDINSLGFSDKRLDLIQTDAAINPGNSGGPLINSNGEVIGINTLVRSGPGAGLGFAIPINLAKNVTDQLLKNGEVIHPYLGVQLISLNPKIAKEHNKDPNSLVQLPERNGALIQSVIPNSPAEKAGLRRGDLVIAAENISIDEPKALLDEVEKAQIGKVFLLNVLRDNKEIEINIKPEPLPGLT, encoded by the coding sequence ATGAAATTGCTCAAGATTAAATTAAATGATTTAATCAAAATATCCATTATTCTTTGTTTTTGTTTAGTTAACTTCTTTCAAGAAACTGAAGTTTTAGCGTTGAATTCTTTTGAAAACCATAATTTTGTATCCTCTGCAGTTAAAAATGTTAGCCCTGCTGTTGTGAAAATTGATACTGAGCGATTGGTTGAAAGGCAACAGTTTGATCCAACTTTACTTGATCCTTTATTAAGGGATTTGCTTGGGGAACCTGGTATCTTCCCAGATAGAGAAAGAGGCCAAGGTTCTGGAGTCATTATCAATGATAATGGTTTAGTTCTCACAAATGCTCATGTTGTAGAAAGAGTGGATGAAGTTTCAGTAACCTTGGCAGATGGAACAATTTGCGATGGGCAAGTTTTGGGAACGGATTCAGTCACTGACTTAGCTTTAGTAAAAATTAAAGAATCAACTTATTCTAGTTCTGCACCACTTGGGAATTCTGAGGATCTTGAAGTTGGAGACTGGGCAATAGCTCTTGGAACTCCATATGGTCTGGAGAAAACAGTTACACTAGGTATAGTTAGTAGCCTCCATAGAGATATTAATAGTCTAGGATTTTCAGACAAAAGACTTGATTTAATTCAGACTGATGCGGCAATTAACCCAGGTAATTCTGGAGGCCCACTTATCAATTCAAACGGCGAGGTAATAGGAATCAACACTTTAGTAAGAAGCGGCCCTGGTGCAGGTTTGGGTTTTGCAATTCCAATTAATTTAGCTAAAAATGTTACTGATCAGCTTCTTAAAAATGGAGAAGTTATTCATCCCTATTTGGGAGTCCAATTGATTTCTTTGAATCCTAAAATTGCTAAAGAACATAATAAAGACCCTAATTCATTAGTTCAATTACCAGAAAGAAATGGAGCATTAATTCAATCAGTGATACCTAATAGCCCTGCTGAAAAAGCTGGGTTAAGAAGGGGCGACTTAGTAATAGCAGCCGAAAATATTTCTATAGATGAACCTAAAGCTCTGCTAGATGAAGTAGAAAAAGCTCAGATAGGTAAAGTATTTCTACTAAATGTTTTGAGAGATAATAAAGAGATAGAGATAAATATTAAACCAGAACCCCTTCCAGGTTTGACATAA